One part of the Polyangiaceae bacterium genome encodes these proteins:
- the thiD gene encoding bifunctional hydroxymethylpyrimidine kinase/phosphomethylpyrimidine kinase: MEQEQEEAPPRVLIVAGSDSSGGAGIQADIKTVSMLGGYAMTAITAITAQNTLEVAEVEAIEGWLVERQIEVTLSDIGADVIKTGMLPTRGAVKAVCKALRSSQIPIVVDPVLVATSGGRLADSDVARSIVEDLLPRAAVVTPNVPEAIALTGIHVETWDDFGAVADALLSRGAGAVLVKGGHLETERVRDLLRTADGEEYWFESERIDTRSTHGTGCTLASAIACGIGEGHTLRHAVARARDYVLAALRHAPGFGHGRGPLGHSHPLFPRRSGSS; the protein is encoded by the coding sequence ATGGAACAGGAGCAAGAGGAGGCACCGCCTCGCGTGCTAATCGTCGCTGGCAGCGACTCGAGCGGGGGAGCAGGCATTCAAGCTGACATCAAGACCGTCAGCATGCTTGGTGGCTACGCGATGACCGCCATCACCGCCATCACCGCACAAAACACCCTCGAGGTCGCTGAGGTTGAGGCGATCGAGGGATGGCTCGTCGAGCGTCAAATCGAGGTCACGCTGAGCGATATCGGTGCGGACGTCATCAAGACCGGGATGCTGCCCACGCGCGGCGCAGTGAAAGCCGTGTGCAAGGCCCTCCGTAGCTCGCAAATCCCCATCGTCGTCGATCCAGTGTTGGTCGCGACCTCCGGCGGTCGGCTGGCAGACTCCGACGTCGCTCGCAGCATCGTGGAGGATCTGCTGCCACGCGCTGCTGTCGTCACGCCGAACGTACCTGAAGCGATCGCGTTGACAGGTATCCATGTGGAAACTTGGGATGATTTTGGCGCGGTAGCGGATGCGCTGCTGAGTCGCGGTGCTGGGGCCGTGCTCGTCAAAGGGGGGCACCTCGAGACGGAGCGTGTGCGAGACCTGCTGCGTACGGCTGACGGTGAGGAGTACTGGTTCGAGAGCGAGCGCATCGACACGCGCTCGACTCACGGAACGGGATGCACCCTGGCGTCGGCGATCGCCTGTGGCATCGGAGAAGGTCACACCTTGCGCCACGCCGTCGCACGAGCTCGCGACTATGTCCTCGCAGCGCTGCGTCATGCCCCAGGGTTTGGTCATGGTCGGGGTCCCCTGGGACACTCACATCCGCTCTTTCCTCGGCGCTCGGGGTCCAGCTGA